The DNA segment AACAGTCTTAATTTATTAACTATCTGTATTGCCTCTATAATTATTGCTACTCCATTTTTTATTCTTTTTGGATGGAGTCACACAGGAGAAATTTCGAAAGAGTGGTGGAAGATGTATACAGATACATGGACTATCTTTATGGCTCTATTTCCTGGCTTATGTTATTGGCTATTTCTGATTAACCTAAAAGATAAGAAATCAAAGAATATTGAATAAACCATTGCATAGAGATTCTTAAATTTCCCTAAAATTAACATAATACACCTTATACGAAATGCGTTATAATTATCTTTAGAAATCAATGCTGTAGTTTCTAGTTGATAGCTCATCTTCCCCAAGGTGGGCTTTTTTTATGATTTTTAACGTTCCACGCCTATTCTTTGATCAATGTTTCACAACTTTGATTAGCTCCATTAAATAATTAAAACCTAGATAATAAGAACCGAGCGAGTGTCTACGAGCGATTGAGCATCATCAAAATTTCACGCTCGCCTTTTCTCTGATTACAAGCTCACTTTCGATTTTAAACGGTAGGTACAGAGCATCCCGAATGGGTGCGAACTTTGGAGCTTTTGCTTTTCAAAAAATATGAGCGAAGCGAATACATTATCAATGCTTTTACTTTTGAATATCACAAACAGTATTAATTAAAAACTGCCCCTCGAAGCGAGGAACGAGCTTCAATAGAGTACGAGCTTTAGCGAGTACCTAGGGCAGTTCCACTCCCCTGCCAAAAGGCTTTTAATTATTTTTAAAGCTTTTAAATGCTTTTAGACCCTATGAAAGCATTGGTATCAGAGGGTTTCAATCTCAATAAGCACACAAATTCTCTTGTATAAGCACACAAATTCTCTTGTATAAGCACACAAATTCTCTTGTATAAGCACACAAATTCTCTTGATTTACACACACATTATATGTAGTGTTTAAATACACATTAATAATAACGTGTATTTAATATGAAAAATGGTTTAGTTGTGAAAGATAATGCATTAATAAACGCCAGTTATAATTTAGAACTAACAGAACAGCGTTTAATTATGCTGGCGATAATTAATGCAAGGGAATTAGGACAGGGCATCACGGCAGATAGCAAACTAGAAATACATGCTAGTGATTATGCAAAGCTCTTTAATGTATCGGCAGATGCATCCTATAAAGCTCTAAAAGAAGCTGTAAACAATCTATTTAATAGACAGTTTAGCTATACAGCAGAATACAAAAAAACAGGAAAAGTGGGTGTTGTTCGCTCTCGTTGGGTTAGTCGTATTTTTTATGTAGATGACTTAGCGCTATTAGAAATTACTTTCGCACCTGACGTAGTGCCGTTAATCACTCGATTAGAAGAACATTTTACGAAATACGAAGCCAAACAAGTTGCACACTTAACCAGTAAGTACGCCACCAGACTTTATGAATTATTAATCGCCTGGCGTGAGGTTGGTAAAACACCAATTTTTGAACTGCAACAATTACGTAAAAATTTAGGTGTTGAAGATGATGAATATCAACGTATGCATCATTTTAAAAACCGTGTATTAGACACAGCTATTACCCAGATCAATGAGCATACGGATATAAAAACCACTTATGAACAGCATAAGCAAGGGCGTACCATCACTGGGTTTTCATTCAGGTTTAAGCAAAAAACACAGCCGAAAATTGAAATTAAACGTGATCCCAATACCCCTGATTTTTTCATCAAAATGACCGATGCTCAGCGCCACTTATTTGCCAATAAAATGTCTGAAATGCCCGAAATGAGCAAATACTCACAAGGTACGGAAAGTTTTCAGCAATTTGCTATTCGTATCGCTGACATGCTTTTAGAGCCTGAAAAGTTCAGAGAGCTTTATCCATGTTTAGAAAAAGCAGGGTTTCAAGCATGATGAAATTAACCAACCTATTAGAAGAACTTCACGGCACACAAGCTGAATACCTCGATATCGTAAATTATGAAATTGCGAGGGAAAATATATGCGGTTATATCTTCCTATTATCCCGAATATCCCAAAATGCCGAACCCACCGAAAAAATGCAGATGGAAAGCAAAATAGAGGACTTAATTTACTATCGGGATAATTTGCAGATCGAAGATAAGAAAAATATCCAAAAGGTCTTAAATGAGCTAATTCCAGAGTATAAAGCCGAACAAGAAAACAAAGAGCTAAGAAAAATTAGGCTTTCTTCTTAGCTTTACTTTTTTGCTTTGGCTTAACAATAAATTGCTCTCCCAAAGCCTTACCTTGTTTAAAAGTAACGATTTCCTTAGCTTCAATTTTAAGTTTTTCTCCAGTTTTAGGATTGCGTCCCATTCTTTCTGGA comes from the Acinetobacter lwoffii genome and includes:
- the repM gene encoding replication initiation protein RepM; translation: MKNGLVVKDNALINASYNLELTEQRLIMLAIINARELGQGITADSKLEIHASDYAKLFNVSADASYKALKEAVNNLFNRQFSYTAEYKKTGKVGVVRSRWVSRIFYVDDLALLEITFAPDVVPLITRLEEHFTKYEAKQVAHLTSKYATRLYELLIAWREVGKTPIFELQQLRKNLGVEDDEYQRMHHFKNRVLDTAITQINEHTDIKTTYEQHKQGRTITGFSFRFKQKTQPKIEIKRDPNTPDFFIKMTDAQRHLFANKMSEMPEMSKYSQGTESFQQFAIRIADMLLEPEKFRELYPCLEKAGFQA